One Brevibacillus choshinensis genomic window carries:
- a CDS encoding ATP-binding protein encodes MRTSTDVHQFLSTYPFGFLFDHHTEAVCVMDPLGNLCYVNPSATHWFGIHNNEWSLTHFQDRIVPDEIETFPYYFKRAVLGESSEFEITVHNESNQEVELLVKAVPLELDGQTVGVTIYMRDITALKKKEAEALHSSRELCKSFIEHNRDPIMLLDLEFTIVFANSAFSRLLGWSKSSLEGFHILQCPSIPPNLVKQMSDYFQHVIAFEKPAHAEDAARLELLDTIRITDAGQEYQMILSITPIYDASGHICNWAVHLRNNTDKMVLEKQLEQLLFEQQLNTELEKIEHLQTVSHLAASISHEVRNPLTVTRGFIQLLRDPALSQGKKLMYIDLSLKELDRAEHIISDYLTFAKPSMESDVSLNVNKELDYIIQVIHPFASMRNIALHIKKANQELHIWGDRQKLHQALINLMKNGIEAIEGNGDLMITLQVIDGNITIIIEDTGNGMDQEQLQSLGTPFFTTKEKGTGLGTMVAFSLIRAMQGEIDVKSECGKGTRFTISFPPLS; translated from the coding sequence TTGAGAACTAGTACAGATGTACATCAGTTTTTATCCACTTACCCCTTTGGCTTTTTGTTTGACCATCACACAGAAGCGGTTTGTGTCATGGATCCTTTAGGAAACCTTTGTTACGTGAATCCGTCGGCTACCCATTGGTTTGGCATACACAATAATGAATGGTCGCTCACTCATTTCCAGGACAGGATCGTCCCGGATGAGATCGAGACCTTCCCCTATTACTTCAAACGTGCAGTCCTCGGCGAGAGCAGCGAATTTGAAATCACTGTACATAACGAGAGCAATCAAGAAGTGGAGCTTTTGGTGAAAGCCGTGCCCCTTGAGCTCGACGGACAAACCGTCGGCGTCACGATTTACATGAGAGACATCACGGCCCTTAAGAAAAAAGAGGCGGAAGCGCTCCACTCCTCGCGGGAGCTGTGCAAATCATTCATCGAACACAATCGGGATCCGATTATGCTTCTAGACCTGGAATTTACGATTGTCTTTGCCAATTCCGCATTTTCCCGTCTGCTCGGATGGTCCAAGAGCAGTCTGGAGGGATTTCACATTCTTCAGTGCCCCTCTATCCCGCCCAACCTCGTCAAGCAGATGAGCGATTACTTTCAACACGTCATTGCTTTCGAAAAACCAGCGCACGCTGAGGATGCCGCCCGTCTGGAGCTTTTGGATACCATTCGGATCACCGATGCCGGACAGGAATATCAAATGATCCTGTCCATTACTCCGATTTACGACGCGTCCGGACATATCTGCAATTGGGCCGTACATCTCCGGAACAATACGGATAAAATGGTTCTCGAAAAACAGCTCGAGCAGCTGCTTTTTGAGCAGCAATTGAACACGGAGCTGGAGAAAATCGAGCACCTGCAGACGGTAAGCCATCTGGCAGCGAGTATTTCTCACGAGGTACGCAACCCGCTGACGGTGACCCGTGGCTTTATTCAATTACTGCGGGATCCTGCCCTATCCCAAGGAAAAAAGCTGATGTATATCGATCTTAGCCTGAAGGAATTGGATCGGGCCGAGCATATCATCAGCGATTACCTCACCTTTGCCAAACCTTCTATGGAAAGTGATGTTTCGCTAAACGTAAATAAAGAATTGGATTACATCATTCAGGTGATTCATCCTTTTGCCAGCATGAGAAATATCGCTCTCCACATCAAAAAAGCGAATCAGGAGCTGCACATCTGGGGGGACCGCCAGAAGCTCCACCAAGCTCTCATTAATCTCATGAAAAATGGCATCGAAGCCATTGAGGGAAACGGAGATTTGATGATCACCCTGCAGGTCATCGATGGAAACATTACGATCATCATTGAAGATACAGGGAATGGAATGGACCAGGAGCAGCTGCAAAGCTTGGGAACTCCCTTTTTTACCACCAAAGAAAAAGGCACCGGTCTCGGCACCATGGTTGCTTTCAGCCTGATTCGAGCCATGCAAGGCGAAATTGACGTCAAGAGTGAGTGTGGAAAAGGCACACGCTTCACCATTTCCTTTCCGCCTCTTTCCTGA
- a CDS encoding DUF4129 domain-containing protein, whose amino-acid sequence MITTTIGRWTLAFWLEALLFAGGLMLFGYLKAGLGPFLLVGTIASLLFVIGGIAYHEGSRNPLFTLVLYLIVAGVGLLGYLAFSSWLLALIVAALFFWRMQAVASEGISHATLQRRFILLLMISLIQLVIGGLYGTATHSDSFHASTYYWMLGSALASYLLLSLLEYVTREQTVTTRLPALLRIKLAGQVLASHTLIATGFLLIATAILGALSLLWSWVKGPLGSGLYWLVEPLLEKLSSWAEGLSGVLEKDGRVNDLLDNQGQVDEQAYFPMDQGESLIELLQPYLIAAASLVIVLGLARLIWKRRYRKNDAPQTEGLAASTIWTPLAATDQEDETPLWDVRQWLKRTPGPEDDPVRYAYYQFLKHTASLGVPINRSETSQEYVKRLRQHRHDPVLLQLATTITASYEKHRYREQSLTPEELAVLQQAVKSLKETPRG is encoded by the coding sequence ATGATCACGACCACGATTGGACGCTGGACACTGGCCTTTTGGCTGGAAGCTTTGCTTTTCGCTGGCGGCTTGATGCTGTTTGGCTATCTGAAGGCCGGCTTAGGCCCTTTCCTGCTAGTTGGCACCATTGCCTCGCTGCTCTTTGTCATCGGCGGCATCGCCTATCATGAAGGCAGCCGCAATCCGCTGTTCACGCTTGTTCTTTATCTGATTGTCGCTGGAGTGGGATTACTCGGCTACCTGGCCTTTTCTTCTTGGTTGCTAGCTCTGATTGTCGCTGCCCTGTTTTTTTGGCGAATGCAAGCAGTCGCCTCGGAAGGAATCAGCCATGCCACTTTGCAGCGCCGATTCATACTGCTCCTGATGATCAGCCTCATCCAGCTGGTAATAGGAGGGCTGTACGGGACAGCCACTCACTCAGACAGCTTTCATGCCTCTACCTACTACTGGATGCTGGGATCTGCTCTCGCAAGCTATCTATTGCTCAGCTTGCTCGAATACGTCACTCGCGAGCAAACCGTCACCACTCGCCTCCCTGCCCTCCTGCGCATCAAGCTGGCAGGACAGGTGCTAGCGTCCCATACACTGATAGCCACCGGCTTTTTGCTCATAGCCACTGCGATACTCGGGGCTCTCAGCCTGCTCTGGTCATGGGTGAAGGGCCCCCTCGGCAGCGGCCTGTACTGGTTGGTTGAGCCTCTCCTAGAGAAGCTGTCCTCTTGGGCAGAAGGTCTTTCGGGAGTGCTGGAGAAGGATGGGAGAGTCAACGACTTGCTGGACAATCAGGGTCAGGTAGATGAGCAGGCTTACTTTCCGATGGATCAAGGGGAATCTCTCATCGAGCTTTTGCAGCCTTATTTGATCGCAGCAGCCTCTTTAGTCATTGTGTTGGGACTAGCCCGTTTGATTTGGAAGCGGCGCTATCGTAAAAATGACGCTCCCCAAACGGAAGGCCTCGCCGCTAGCACAATCTGGACTCCGCTCGCCGCCACGGACCAGGAGGACGAAACGCCTCTGTGGGATGTGCGTCAGTGGTTGAAAAGGACTCCCGGGCCTGAAGACGATCCCGTTCGATACGCCTACTATCAATTTTTGAAACACACCGCTTCACTCGGCGTGCCCATCAACCGCTCCGAGACCAGTCAGGAATATGTGAAACGTCTGCGGCAGCACCGGCATGACCCTGTCCTCCTCCAGCTGGCGACGACCATTACCGCTTCCTACGAAAAGCATCGCTATCGTGAGCAATCTCTCACTCCTGAGGAACTGGCAGTCTTGCAGCAGGCGGTCAAATCGCTCAAAGAGACGCCAAGAGGATGA
- a CDS encoding DUF58 domain-containing protein, with amino-acid sequence MNTKQTFHVIGFLLLLFALFSGSWFLWLFGGLFFFMPAAQNWWLANMRRWVDLEWIADQTRVMPGTPVQITVRLHNRSWLPLPATWLRLTLPEHVTVEGADEVKVSNQRTAVRLRLDLPMRQSVERILTITPHKRGVIWLTDVQSETLPLFAEEGSSIPLKVSFSMLVYPLPLPLPPISLADTEPDGSRLSRQRRLEDVTFQRGVRPYVPGDRFKHINWKATAKTGSLATRVFEHTARPDWRVVGHILPSYEPLQQRHNDAVNERTISCLAALSVLFRKQSLGYELFMSVKQRGRAHLHMPAGSGKNHHLHVMTQLAQMHHYITTPIAPILRRLEESPSKEAILLITPRLDEDTEQAIDRLLRRGHKVAVLDVSGEQPVLRRNEASRIGRLIAR; translated from the coding sequence ATGAACACGAAGCAAACCTTTCACGTCATCGGATTTCTCCTCTTGTTGTTCGCCCTGTTTTCCGGGAGCTGGTTTCTCTGGCTGTTTGGAGGGTTGTTCTTTTTCATGCCGGCTGCGCAGAACTGGTGGCTCGCAAACATGCGCCGTTGGGTCGATCTCGAATGGATCGCAGACCAGACTCGCGTCATGCCGGGGACGCCTGTACAAATCACCGTTCGCTTGCACAACCGATCCTGGCTCCCTCTCCCTGCTACCTGGCTGCGATTGACACTGCCTGAACATGTCACAGTGGAGGGTGCGGATGAGGTGAAAGTGAGCAATCAGCGGACAGCGGTACGTCTACGGCTCGATCTGCCGATGCGGCAAAGCGTAGAGCGCATCCTGACGATCACGCCACATAAGCGCGGAGTCATCTGGCTCACGGATGTCCAGTCCGAAACACTCCCGCTGTTCGCCGAAGAAGGAAGCTCGATTCCACTGAAGGTATCCTTTTCCATGCTGGTCTATCCGCTGCCGCTCCCGCTGCCGCCCATCTCGCTAGCGGATACCGAACCGGATGGTAGCAGGCTGTCCCGCCAGCGCCGGCTGGAGGATGTCACCTTTCAGCGAGGCGTCCGTCCCTATGTGCCAGGAGACCGTTTCAAGCATATCAACTGGAAAGCCACTGCCAAAACGGGGTCATTGGCTACTCGCGTATTTGAGCATACCGCTCGTCCAGACTGGCGGGTTGTCGGACACATTCTGCCGTCGTACGAGCCTTTGCAGCAGCGTCACAACGATGCCGTCAACGAGCGCACGATATCCTGTCTGGCAGCTTTATCTGTCCTCTTCCGCAAGCAGTCATTAGGATACGAATTGTTCATGAGCGTGAAGCAACGGGGCCGTGCCCACCTCCATATGCCTGCGGGAAGCGGCAAGAACCATCATCTGCATGTGATGACCCAGCTGGCGCAAATGCATCATTATATCACGACACCAATCGCCCCGATCCTCCGGAGACTGGAAGAGAGCCCGTCCAAGGAAGCCATTCTGCTGATTACACCACGCCTGGATGAGGATACCGAGCAGGCAATCGATAGACTGCTCCGCCGCGGACACAAAGTAGCGGTACTGGATGTATCCGGAGAACAGCCCGTGCTTCGACGCAATGAAGCATCACGGATCGGGAGGTTGATTGCTCGATGA
- a CDS encoding AAA family ATPase codes for MAQSTLEHLIASMNRVIVGKEDQIRLLVTALLARGHVLLEDLPGMGKTVLAKTLAQAIGGTYNRLQFTADLLPSDVIGLHVYNQRTQEFELRKGPVFADVLLADEINRATPRTQSGLLESMEERQVTIEGITLPLPSSMLVIATQNPIESEGTYPLPEAQLDRFLFKLSLGYGTQEDAREILRRFRSESPLEKIEPVISTSEIAALQREVTLVHVSKAVEDYIIDLTEATRTHRSVEVGISPRAMLALLRSAQAAAFLAGRTYVLPDDVKGVFPSLATHRIRLSMEAELHVTESEVTQQILQSVPVPVEESV; via the coding sequence ATGGCTCAGTCTACTTTGGAACATCTGATAGCCAGCATGAACCGCGTGATTGTTGGAAAAGAGGATCAAATCCGCCTACTCGTGACGGCTTTGCTCGCTCGAGGTCACGTGCTTCTCGAGGACTTGCCCGGCATGGGAAAGACCGTTCTTGCCAAGACCCTCGCTCAGGCGATCGGAGGAACCTATAACCGCCTTCAATTTACCGCCGATCTATTACCGTCCGATGTCATCGGTCTGCATGTTTACAATCAGCGCACACAAGAGTTTGAGCTGCGCAAAGGTCCGGTATTCGCCGATGTACTGCTCGCGGATGAGATAAATCGGGCTACTCCTCGCACGCAATCCGGCTTGCTCGAGAGCATGGAGGAGCGACAGGTAACCATCGAAGGGATCACCCTGCCTTTGCCCTCTTCCATGCTCGTGATTGCCACCCAAAATCCGATCGAGTCGGAAGGTACCTACCCTCTGCCTGAAGCGCAATTAGACCGCTTTTTGTTCAAGCTGTCGCTCGGCTATGGGACTCAGGAGGATGCCAGGGAGATTCTCAGACGTTTTCGCAGCGAGTCCCCACTGGAAAAAATCGAACCGGTCATCAGCACCTCTGAGATCGCCGCATTGCAGCGCGAAGTAACCCTCGTCCATGTGAGCAAAGCTGTGGAGGATTACATCATCGACCTGACAGAAGCAACCCGCACCCATCGCTCCGTGGAGGTTGGCATCAGTCCGCGCGCCATGCTCGCTCTGTTGCGCTCTGCACAGGCGGCGGCGTTCCTCGCAGGCCGCACCTACGTTTTGCCGGACGATGTCAAAGGCGTGTTTCCGAGCCTCGCCACCCATCGGATTCGCCTGTCGATGGAGGCCGAGCTCCATGTGACAGAATCGGAAGTCACCCAGCAAATCCTGCAAAGCGTGCCGGTTCCTGTCGAAGAAAGCGTGTAG
- a CDS encoding sensor histidine kinase: MDWLLKEFRHVVYFLQWVLLLAFCFFYMDAPNSDSQSFIAFLLIVLAYVSILFYALPRKRWFLLGLVDMGLALFFIIQTGKWSSPFMLYAYTTLLWLMVVLRFEQVLLIVVLFLISASLLQEWLPFTMIPADMNFNQLRLLLDITLWASMTFCFFALLRSIKSMYARCYHVFLYMQKVAASSTMNLCATTEQMVRRVFRSEQAFLCLYQSLDGEGDWKREYYLNTLLDAGAEEWESVRTELLDDYSGRKDTYVCMPLRMDGEAWGCLIFSISPKRVLNRGERLLLRVISLIICQHRKQLRAHYELAQSLHEEMRRNLAQDMHDGLAQQLFFLSAQMFQLKQSLPQEVRMSMAERLEQIEERIKWCHGEVRHTITHLKKFRESEQLAEAIDQLLKRMTVGTDLQVRFTSKGRVLEEELPVLDAIYRMVEEATANAVKHAQARILTVSVEASSVQVKVRVQDDGIGFVAEENTREAKYGVVGMQERIAQVGGTLHIRSKPSEGTEIMAIIPRKGVGMYG, encoded by the coding sequence ATGGATTGGTTGCTGAAAGAATTCCGTCATGTCGTGTACTTTCTTCAATGGGTACTTCTCCTGGCTTTCTGCTTTTTTTATATGGACGCACCGAATTCGGATTCACAATCGTTTATCGCTTTCCTGCTCATCGTCCTGGCGTACGTGAGTATTCTGTTCTACGCGCTGCCGCGAAAGCGATGGTTTTTGCTCGGACTGGTCGATATGGGCTTGGCCTTGTTTTTTATCATCCAGACCGGAAAATGGAGCAGTCCGTTCATGTTGTACGCATATACCACCCTGTTGTGGCTGATGGTGGTTTTGCGGTTTGAACAGGTGCTTCTGATCGTCGTTTTGTTCCTCATATCTGCTTCCCTGCTTCAGGAATGGCTTCCCTTCACCATGATTCCAGCTGACATGAATTTCAACCAGCTTCGCTTGCTTCTCGATATCACACTATGGGCTAGCATGACCTTTTGCTTCTTCGCTTTGCTGCGTTCGATTAAGAGTATGTATGCGCGATGCTACCACGTGTTTTTATACATGCAAAAGGTAGCTGCCAGCTCCACAATGAATTTGTGTGCGACCACCGAGCAGATGGTACGGCGTGTCTTTCGCTCGGAACAAGCGTTTTTGTGTCTTTATCAGAGCCTCGATGGAGAGGGAGATTGGAAGCGTGAGTACTATTTGAACACCTTGCTCGACGCGGGAGCCGAGGAATGGGAGAGCGTCAGGACCGAGCTTTTGGATGATTACTCCGGACGCAAGGATACATATGTCTGCATGCCGCTGCGTATGGATGGGGAAGCGTGGGGATGCCTGATCTTCTCGATATCGCCCAAGCGGGTATTGAATCGGGGAGAGCGCCTTTTGCTTCGAGTGATTTCCCTGATCATCTGTCAGCACAGAAAGCAGCTTCGCGCCCACTATGAACTGGCCCAATCCCTGCACGAGGAGATGCGGCGAAATCTGGCGCAGGACATGCACGACGGTTTGGCTCAGCAATTGTTCTTCTTGTCGGCCCAAATGTTTCAGTTGAAGCAGTCTTTGCCGCAGGAGGTACGGATGAGCATGGCCGAACGGCTGGAGCAGATCGAAGAACGCATCAAGTGGTGTCATGGTGAAGTGCGGCATACGATTACACACCTCAAGAAGTTCAGGGAATCAGAGCAGCTGGCGGAGGCAATCGACCAGCTCCTGAAACGGATGACCGTAGGAACGGATTTGCAGGTGCGCTTCACGTCGAAAGGAAGGGTACTGGAGGAAGAATTGCCCGTACTCGATGCGATTTACCGAATGGTGGAGGAGGCGACTGCAAATGCAGTCAAGCACGCACAGGCACGCATCCTCACGGTCAGCGTGGAAGCGTCATCGGTACAGGTAAAGGTACGTGTGCAAGATGACGGCATCGGCTTTGTCGCAGAAGAGAATACAAGGGAAGCCAAGTATGGGGTCGTGGGCATGCAGGAGCGAATCGCCCAGGTCGGCGGTACCTTGCATATCCGTTCCAAGCCGAGTGAGGGTACGGAAATCATGGCCATCATACCGAGAAAGGGAGTGGGGATGTATGGATAG
- a CDS encoding response regulator transcription factor, with protein MDSVRLLLADDHRIVREGLKMILESSPRYTVVEEASDGDELLSKALSVKPDLIVSDLKMPGISIIDGCKVLKDQLPDIKVLILTAFDESEDVFRALESNVDGYIMKDTVPEQILHTMDMVMMGYSCFQSKLQRKRKEEPDVAFTDREQEVFQLIVENLSNQEIAQRLYISEATVKTHVSSILRKTGQPNRSQAVLYALKKGLVKVAP; from the coding sequence ATGGATAGCGTAAGGCTGCTATTGGCAGACGATCATCGCATCGTTCGCGAGGGACTGAAAATGATTTTGGAGAGCTCCCCGCGCTATACGGTTGTAGAAGAAGCAAGCGATGGAGACGAGCTGTTATCCAAGGCGTTGTCCGTAAAGCCTGACCTGATTGTCTCGGATTTGAAAATGCCTGGCATCTCGATCATAGACGGCTGCAAAGTGCTCAAGGATCAGCTGCCCGATATCAAGGTATTGATACTGACCGCTTTTGATGAAAGCGAAGATGTGTTTCGGGCATTGGAGTCCAATGTGGACGGGTATATCATGAAGGACACCGTTCCCGAGCAAATTTTGCATACGATGGACATGGTGATGATGGGATATTCCTGCTTCCAATCCAAGCTGCAGCGTAAACGAAAGGAAGAGCCGGATGTAGCTTTCACGGATCGGGAGCAAGAGGTCTTTCAGCTGATCGTCGAGAATTTGAGCAACCAGGAAATTGCGCAGCGTCTCTATATCTCGGAGGCTACGGTCAAGACGCACGTCAGCAGCATTTTGCGAAAGACAGGGCAACCCAACCGCTCTCAGGCGGTCTTGTACGCATTAAAGAAGGGCTTGGTCAAGGTAGCTCCTTAA
- a CDS encoding HD-GYP domain-containing protein, giving the protein MRQRKRNKNHASYLADAMFYWISILVSADAVMAILLQALGIISNEWTAIVGLVVCAAVSWTVYVLHKRYVLPETYSLHASAFLCTSLLLFFCLYNPQQFTGLWTVFLLFPIYLSFFYDRSLVLVWSSISYLLYALSLGTGQSQAFSMDIFFHLTLAAASAICTWIGYSTLQKRMGEAKIATQEHNREYAITLLNTLVPIVERKTQISSREIEQMSRLIKRMLREFPHDQVTDWEIKLLSLLHYVSRIKFPDYVFETDEKLTTFEFQIIQEHCQFGYEMFQEEPSFARVVRALQDHHERFDGTGYPKKLKGDDIILLAQILGIVESFLAMTTTRTYRQTSSIEEAFEEICTMAGTAYDEKVVKAFVKSVQIHSPTKVSNVPPMVG; this is encoded by the coding sequence ATGAGACAGAGGAAAAGAAACAAAAACCACGCCAGTTACCTAGCGGATGCCATGTTTTACTGGATCTCCATTTTGGTTAGTGCCGATGCGGTAATGGCGATCCTCTTGCAGGCACTGGGAATCATTTCGAACGAATGGACAGCGATTGTCGGTTTGGTCGTGTGTGCGGCTGTCAGTTGGACGGTCTACGTTCTGCACAAGCGTTACGTGCTGCCGGAGACTTACTCTCTTCATGCCTCTGCCTTTTTGTGCACGTCCTTGCTCTTGTTTTTTTGCCTGTACAATCCCCAGCAGTTTACCGGATTGTGGACTGTTTTTCTCCTTTTTCCTATCTATCTCAGTTTTTTTTACGATCGCTCACTCGTATTGGTATGGAGTTCGATCAGTTACTTGCTGTATGCGCTCAGCCTGGGAACCGGACAGAGCCAAGCGTTTAGCATGGATATCTTCTTCCATCTGACGCTGGCGGCCGCGAGCGCGATCTGCACTTGGATCGGATATTCGACTCTCCAAAAAAGAATGGGAGAGGCCAAGATCGCAACGCAAGAACATAACCGCGAATACGCCATCACACTGCTGAATACACTGGTTCCGATCGTCGAGCGCAAGACGCAGATTAGCAGCCGAGAAATTGAACAAATGAGCCGGCTGATCAAGCGGATGCTGCGAGAGTTCCCTCATGACCAGGTGACCGATTGGGAAATCAAGCTGCTCTCCTTATTGCATTACGTCAGCCGCATCAAATTTCCCGATTACGTGTTCGAGACAGATGAAAAGCTGACGACGTTTGAATTCCAAATCATTCAGGAGCATTGCCAGTTTGGCTACGAAATGTTTCAGGAAGAACCGTCCTTTGCCAGAGTCGTACGTGCGCTGCAGGATCATCATGAGCGCTTTGACGGGACCGGCTACCCCAAAAAGCTGAAGGGAGACGACATCATTCTCCTGGCGCAAATTTTGGGAATCGTCGAGAGCTTCCTGGCGATGACGACGACGCGGACGTACCGGCAGACCTCCTCGATTGAAGAGGCATTTGAGGAGATATGCACGATGGCAGGGACGGCTTATGATGAAAAAGTGGTCAAGGCATTCGTCAAATCGGTACAAATTCATTCGCCCACCAAAGTATCCAATGTCCCTCCAATGGTCGGATAG
- a CDS encoding signal peptidase I produces the protein MGVVWTKRIGLGLLALFFILNLFLYASSQWNSDRIPGMGNWRVLSVLTGSMSPTIDAGDMVIVSRYIGKVPQTGDIVTYWKDDQSRSLITHRVIMRLENGYLQTKGDANHEADGGWTDPNRLVGQVVYTIPYAAALQQLLKEPLMMLLILSGFLIFVVYTQRRSGAKQDLKPASVENETIEGELT, from the coding sequence GTGGGAGTCGTCTGGACAAAACGCATAGGGCTTGGTCTGCTTGCTCTTTTTTTCATCTTGAATCTGTTCCTGTACGCAAGCAGTCAATGGAACTCGGACCGGATACCCGGAATGGGCAACTGGCGAGTCTTATCCGTGCTGACAGGCAGCATGTCGCCGACGATCGATGCTGGGGACATGGTGATTGTGAGTCGCTACATCGGAAAAGTGCCCCAGACGGGAGACATCGTCACGTATTGGAAAGACGATCAGTCTCGCTCTCTCATTACGCACCGCGTCATCATGCGGCTCGAAAACGGCTATCTGCAAACAAAAGGAGATGCCAACCACGAGGCAGACGGAGGCTGGACGGACCCGAACCGTTTGGTAGGACAAGTGGTTTATACGATTCCGTATGCAGCAGCACTCCAGCAGCTTCTCAAGGAACCGTTGATGATGCTTCTCATATTGAGTGGCTTTCTGATTTTCGTTGTCTATACACAGCGTCGATCTGGCGCCAAACAGGATTTGAAACCGGCTTCGGTCGAGAACGAGACGATTGAGGGGGAACTAACATGA
- a CDS encoding right-handed parallel beta-helix repeat-containing protein encodes MKWEQVKNWPWKRIIVGTAVISSIAASTSFGTYAYFTSQVEDSTTFAAGRLEISLGENRAKFQAEADQPFLPGVRVEKTLSVENNSDVPVKYALLAEKAGGDDVVYDQLVAEIRRTSDDELLYHGRISTLTQANVVIPELEKGERDQLQFTVYLPESTGNEVQEKSAEVNFGFLATQQDNGDYFAQSGPVMTFTPQDLSGKQLLDTMKLANRVGEEESAKHKDGEAAKGMTFVLAEGSYDLSGMELPKHITWKAAPGQEGKVIIRADELEVHDASFEGIRFEGRGTGLLVGSNVSFRNCTFGSGFDEAIRTAGAVDEQTEESESTKVLEGLTVKDSVFEGADQAIVLNQTIKAALIANNTFNGGKHAVVIANDKETQVQIVDNDFTKTGQYAVESGGVRVGDGIDGFKEIEGEVVGTKKLALHLYKADLYLENNKYAK; translated from the coding sequence ATGAAGTGGGAACAGGTGAAAAACTGGCCGTGGAAGCGGATCATCGTCGGAACCGCTGTCATCTCTTCCATTGCAGCGAGCACCAGCTTTGGGACGTACGCGTATTTTACGAGCCAAGTAGAGGATTCGACCACCTTTGCAGCGGGGAGGTTGGAAATCAGTCTGGGTGAGAATCGAGCAAAATTCCAGGCGGAAGCCGACCAGCCCTTCCTGCCAGGCGTTCGCGTGGAGAAGACGCTGAGTGTGGAAAATAACAGCGATGTGCCGGTGAAGTACGCCTTGCTAGCGGAAAAAGCGGGAGGAGATGACGTCGTCTACGATCAGCTCGTAGCGGAAATTCGCCGCACCAGCGACGACGAGCTGCTCTACCATGGGCGAATCAGCACCCTGACCCAGGCGAACGTCGTCATCCCTGAATTGGAAAAGGGCGAGCGGGACCAGTTGCAATTTACCGTTTATTTGCCAGAAAGCACAGGGAATGAAGTGCAGGAAAAATCGGCAGAGGTCAACTTCGGCTTCCTGGCTACGCAGCAAGACAATGGCGATTACTTTGCACAGAGTGGGCCTGTCATGACCTTCACCCCTCAGGACTTGAGTGGAAAGCAGCTGCTGGACACGATGAAGCTGGCTAACCGTGTGGGCGAAGAAGAAAGCGCCAAGCACAAGGATGGCGAGGCGGCAAAGGGAATGACCTTTGTCTTGGCAGAGGGCTCTTATGATTTGAGCGGCATGGAACTCCCGAAACACATTACCTGGAAGGCAGCACCTGGCCAGGAAGGCAAAGTCATCATCCGGGCCGATGAGCTAGAAGTACACGATGCTTCCTTTGAAGGAATTCGCTTTGAAGGGCGGGGGACGGGATTGTTGGTCGGCTCCAACGTCAGCTTCCGCAATTGCACATTTGGCAGCGGATTCGACGAGGCTATCCGGACGGCGGGAGCAGTGGACGAGCAAACGGAAGAGTCCGAGAGCACCAAAGTCCTCGAAGGGCTGACGGTAAAAGACAGCGTCTTCGAAGGAGCCGACCAGGCGATTGTTCTGAATCAGACCATCAAAGCGGCATTGATTGCCAATAACACATTCAATGGCGGTAAACACGCCGTCGTCATAGCCAATGACAAGGAAACGCAGGTCCAGATTGTCGATAACGATTTCACCAAAACAGGCCAATACGCCGTGGAGAGCGGCGGAGTGCGGGTAGGTGATGGCATTGACGGATTTAAGGAGATCGAGGGAGAAGTCGTCGGGACGAAGAAGCTGGCTCTCCATTTGTACAAAGCAGATCTGTACCTGGAAAACAACAAGTATGCAAAATGA